CCTCATCGCCAACCCGTTCTACCCCGCGGTGCTGTTCCCTGGGCTGCTGTTCGCCGCGCTGTACGCGTACCCGTGGATCGAGCGCTTCCTGACCGGCGACGACCGCGACCACCACCTGCTCGACCGCCCTCGCGACCGACCCTTCCGAACGGCGTTCGGCGTCGCAGCGTTGACGTTCCTGGCCGTGGTGTTCATCGCGGGCAGCCAAGACGTCATCGCGTACCAACTCGAGGTCTCGCTGCTCGGCATCATCTGGTTCCTGCGCATCGGGGCGCTGGTGCTGCCGTTGCTCGCGTTCGCGATCGCGTACCGCGTCGCCTCGGATCTGAAGGCCTCGAGCCACCGCCCCGCTGGCGAACAGGCGTACCGCGAGCTGGAGGGCGGGGAGGACGGCGGGGAGGCGGAGGGACCCCAGCGCTGGCAGGTGCTGGCCGGGGCGCTGTCGGCACGGTGGGGCTCGTCGCGGTGGTCGTCGCGGGAGCCGCGGTGAGCGAGGACCAACTCGACCGCTACCGGCGCATGCGCGACTTCGCGTCGACGCCGGAACCGGCCGGGGCGCCGGTGGGCGAACCTCCGACACCCGACGAGCCCCGGTTCGTCATCCAACAGCACGACGCCACGCGTCTGCACTGGGACCTGCGCCTCGAACACGACGGTGTGCTGCTGTCGTGGGCGCTGCCGCGCGGCGTCCCCTGGAGCCCCGACGAGAACCGCCTCGCCGTCCACACCGAGGACCACCCCCTCGAGTACCTGAACTTCCACGGTGAGATCCCGGAGGGGCAGTACGGCGCCGGGGAGATGACGATCTGGGACCGCGGGACCTACGTGCCGGAGAAGGTCGAGGACGATTCGGTCACGGTGACGCTCAAGGGACACCGGGTCGAGGGCACGTTCGCGCTGTTCAGCATCGGCGACCGGGACTGGATGATCCACCGCAAGGTTCCACCCCAGGATCCCGAGCGGCGCCCCGTCCCCACCGACCTGCGCCCGATGCGCCCCACGCCCGGCGAGCTGCCCGACGACGGGTGGGGCTACGAGATCCGGTGGGTCGGGGCGCGGACGCTGCTGACCAACGACGCCGGCCACGTCACGATCGTCGACGCGGACGGTGAGGAGCTGTCGGACCGGTTCCCCGAGGTGCGCCGGATCGGTCGGTCGCTCGCAGCCATCGAGTGCGTGCTCGATGCCGTGATCGTCGGGGTCGGCCGCGACCGTCAGCCGGTGGCCGATCCGGCGAACGTCGAGCGGCGGCTCGACGCGAGCAGCGCGAGCCAGTGGCGACGACTGTCGGAGGACCGCCCCGTCGCCGCCATCCTCGTCGACCTGCTGTGGCTGGAGGGACACCCGGCGCTCGCGCTGAGCTACGAGGCGCGGCGCGAGCTGCTCCTCGAGCTCGAGCTCCAAGGCCCCGCGTGGCAAGCGCCCCGCCACCACACCGGGGACGGCGGGGCGCTGCTGGAGGTGGCGCGAGCCCAGGGGCTGGCCGGCCTCGTCGCCAAGCGCCTCGACAGCCGCTACGAGCCTGGAGCGACCAGCCCCGACTGGATCGAGGTCAGCGCGAACCGAACTTGAATGGTTGGGGGCAGCTGCATGCACCCGAGTATTCAAGTTCGCGCAGATCGATGGTGACGGTCGAGGTCAGCTCCCGATCAGCTCCCGATCAGCTCCTTGACCTTGTCGCGCATGCGGTCGAAAACGCCGACGACCGGGCCGGCCGCGGCGCGGACCTCGGGCGTGGTGGGAGTGTTGGGGTGGGGGTGCGTCGGGGCGTTCTGCTTCACCTTCTCGAAGCCCTCCCCCATCTGGGCGAGCCGTTCCGCACTGAGCTCCTGGCGCAGCAGCGGGTGCTCCTCGTTCTCCTCGTGCTGCGCGTGTTGGAGGACGTCGTCGCGGAGTTCGGCGAAGGCGGTGAGGAACTCCTCGCTCTCGGGGTCCATGCTCTCCATGTCCGCGAGCAACTGCTCGGCCTTCGACTCCTCGTCGAGCAGCGACTCGGCGATCGGCTCGCCGTTCGACACTTCGTCGCGCAGGGTCGGGTGCACGATGGCCTCCTCGGCCGCCTCGTGCCGGGCGAGCTCGTACACGAGCCGCTCGAACAGCTCCTTGCGCGCCGTGGGTACCGCCGTCTCGAGCTGTTGGAGCAGCGCACGCACCTCGTCGTGGTCGCCCTGGATCAGTTGGACGATGTCCTGTGCCACGGTGGGTTCCTGTTGGTCGCGTGCTACATGGATACCGGCAACCGAGGTCGTGACCTCGCCGCGTCCCCGACCACCCGGCGTAGGCCGCGACCCGGCTCCTCGATGTGGATCGGGCAAACCGGTGAGGGCCAGGAGGCGCGACCGGACCTCGGTGAGCAACTCCTGTGCGCGACGGCGGAGGGCGACGTCGCCCAGATCCAGACGGGCGACCTCCGCGTGGGCCAGGTCGATGGCGGTCACGTCGTTGGTGACCGTCATCAGCCGCGCCACGCAGGTGCTGATGTCGGTCGGGGCGCTGAAGGCCATCCCGAGCGCACATGCGGCGAGGTAGCTCGCGTCCTCCCGAGCGTGGCCCGGAGAGATCGCGTTCTTCGTCGTCACCATGACCGCCACCTCCCAACGAGCGCGGACGGAACTTGACGCGCAACGGACGCTACGGTCCGGCTGGCGCACGCGGCCCGGATCGCGGAGCCAACCCGTGGCCCGGGGATGCCACGGCGCGCCCCGGCGGTGGCCGGGTGGTCGCCGCATCGCGGCGTAGCCAGCGCAGGAACGCGATCGCCCCGGCGATCACGTAGGCGAGGCCGCCCGGGAACCACATCAGGCCCCCGGCGATGTGCTGATCCTCGAGCGGGCTCAGGCCCCACGCGGCGGGGCCGGCACCCGTCGCGGGGAGCAGGCCCCGGTCGCTGAAGGTGAGCAGCCCCGCCAGCGCGCCCGAGAGCAGCATGCTGATGAAGACCGCCCCCACGCTGGCAGCCGTCGCGTGTCGTCCTCGCGCGTCCGCGACGACCCACCACAGCACGACCGCCCCGAGGAGCATCGTGGCGTGCTCGAGCGCGTGGAGGGTGGGATCGGACGCGGCGGCGGCGTACAGCACGGGGATGTGCCACACGCCGAACGTCAGCGCGTGGGCGAGCACGGCGACGACGGCCCAGCCGACATCCCCTCCGGGGATACGCGGCCGCAGCCGTTGCAGCCGCCCACGGGCACGGGGCGGGAACGCGAACGACAGAGCCAGACCCGTCCGCGCGAGCACCAGGAGAGGAGCGATCACGATCGTCAGCACCAGGTGCTGTCCCATGTGTGCCGAGAACAGGTCCGCGCTCAACGCCTCGACCGGGCCGAGCAGCGCCCCGCCGGCGACCGCCATCGCGGCGGCGAACGCCCCGACGCGCCACCGCGGCAGCGCGCGGCGCCCGGGCTCCCCGCGCCACAGTCGTGCGACGCCCCGCGCGTACAGGGCGGCCGAGCCGACGATCGCCAGGACGATGCTCACGCCGCTCACGGCGTGCACGGGTGGAGCACGAAGACGGGGACCCACTCCGCGACGATCGCCAGAGCGGAGACGGCGTTGAGTAGCACCCCCATGGCGCCGAGGAACGCGACCCCGCCGACGCCGCGCTCGCGCTGGCGCCAGAACGACCACGCCGGGATGATCGCGGCCAGCGTCGGCACGAGCGTGGCCACTGACAGCAGGTGCAGCACGATCGCGCCGGGCCCCTCGCACGCGAGCGGCGAGAGCGCCGCCATGCCGGTGATGTGGATGCCCCACAGCACGATGCCGGCGGTAAGCGACACCCACAGCAGCGGGCCGACCGAGTGCGTGAGGCGCTCGGTCACGTCCGGCCCAGCACGTTCGGTACCAGGTACAGCGACGAGAACACGACCACCCAGATCGCATCGACGAAGTGCCAGTAGACGCCGGTGAGGCTCAGCATCGTGTGTCGCTCGCGCGTGACCCGGCCGCGCCACACGTGGACCAGGACGAACGCGAGCATGACGATGCCGACCAACAGGTGCACGCCGTGGAAGTTCAGGATCGTGATGAGCACCGCCCCATAGGTGTGCTCGTCGGGGCGCAGCTCGTCGACGAGCTTGGGCTGCTCGTGCACGTGCGTGCCCAGGAAGTAGCCGGCCATGGCGAGCGCGACGATGCTCCAGACCGCCGTCCACGCCGCCGACCCGCGCCGCTCCATCGCCCGTTCCGCCAGGATCATCGGGACCGTGCTGCCGAGCAGGACCGCGGTCCGGACGATGGTCTTGGGCAGCTCCGGCAGGGGCAGCTCCTCGGGTGGCCAGGCACCCTCGTGGGCGCGGTAGTAGAAGTAGACGAACAGCAGCAGGGCGAACAGCACGCTCTCGGTCACGACGAGGCCGATCAGTCCCCACGACGAGGTGGATCGGCCCGGCCGGATCGCGATCGTGGGGCCGCTCGAGGTCGTCCCGACCGAGCTCACCGCCCCACCTCCTGGGCATCGGCGTGCGCCAGCTCCACCGGCTCGTCGTCCCAGTCGGGCCAGAACCACGTCGCGAGAGCCAGCGCGATCACGCCGACCCCGAACAGCCCTAGCCAGGGCGAGCGGACCAGCGCCCCATAGGCCCCGATCAGCATCCCGACAGCGACGACGAGGGGCGAGTAGGTGGGACTGGGCATGGGCATCACGGCCTCGTCGACGGCGTCGACGCCGCCGGTCGACAGCGTGTAGTGCTCCTCCTCCCCCTCTGGTGGCAGCAGCACGGGCCCACCCCGCACGCCGCCCTCCGCGGCGTCCCACAGCGGGTAGAGGCTGTCCACCACCGGCATCTGCTCGAAGTCGTACTCCGGCGTCGGCGAGGGGGTCGCCCACTCGAGCGAATCGCCGCCCCACGGGTCGGGCCCCGCCGGGCGGCCGCGGTAGCGGCTCCACACGAGCGTCACGACCGCGAGCAGGAAGCCGGTGGCGAGCACGTAGGCGCCGATGCTCGACAGCAGGTTCAGCCCGTCCCACCCCACGCCGCTCTCGTAGGTGTAGATCCGCCGCGGCATCCCCCACAGGCCGAGGATGTGCTGGGGGAAGAAGGTCAGGTTGAAGCCGATGAACGCGAGCCAGAAGGCGGTCTTGCCGGCGCGGGGAGCGGGCAGACGTCCGGTCAGCTTGGGCCACCAGTGGTAGAGCGCCGCGAAGATCGGGAAGACCGAGCCGCCGACGAGCGTGTAGTGGAAGTGGGCGACGACGAAGTAGCTGTCCTGTGCCTGGAAGTCGAAGGGCACCATCGCGACCATCACGCCGGTGATGCCGCCCAGCAGGAAGATGAACATCATCCCCAGCGCCCACAGCATGGGTGCCTCGAAGCGCGGGCGCCCCTCCCAGAGCGTCCCGATCCAGGCGAAGAACTGCACTCCGCTGGGGATCGACACGATGAAGCTGGCGGCGGCGAAGAAGCTGAGGGCCAGGTAGCCCAGGCCGGTCGCGAACATGTGGTGCGCCCACACACCGAAGCTGATGAAACCGATGGCGACGAGCGCGGTGACCACGAGCAGGTGGCCGACGAGGCGCGCCCGCGCGTGGACCGTGATCACCATCGAGACCACGGCGGTGGCGGGGACGAAGACGATGTAGACCTCGGGGTGGCCCCAGATCCAGAACAGGTGCTGGAACAGCAGCGGGTCGCCGCCGGCCGCCGGGACGAAGATGGTGAACTCGAAGATGCGGTCGATGGCGAGCATGAGCTGCGCGAGCGTCACGGACGGGAGCGCGAACAGGATCATGAACGACATCACGACGATGCCCCAGACGAAGATGGGGATCCGGCTGACGCTCATGCCGGGGGCCCGCATCTTGAAGGTCGTGACGAGGAAGTTGATCGCACCCACGGTGGTCGAGACCCCCAGGAACGCGAGCCCGATGGCCCAGAAGTCGATGGCGACGCTGGGACTGAACTCGTCGCCGGTGAGCGGGACGTAGGCGAACCAACCGCCGTCGGGGATCTCGCCCACGAAGAAGCTGGAGTAGATGAAGATGCCCGACAGCAGGAAGATCCAGTACGACAGCGCGTTCAGGCGCGGGAACGCCATGTCGCGGGTGCCGATCTGCAGCGGCAGGAAGTAGTTGCCGAAGCCCGCCCAGATCGGGGTGTTGAACAGGAAGATCATCGTCGTGCCGTGCATCGTCATGAGCTGGTTGTAGAGCTCAGGCGACAGCAGGTCGTTGTCGGGGCTGGCGAGCTGGGTCCGCATCATCAGCGCCTGCACCCCACCGAGCAACAGGAACACGACCGAGGTGGCGAGGTAGCGCCTGCCGATGCGCTTGTGATCGACCGTCTTGAGGAACCCCACGATCCCGGGCTCGTCGGACCAGATCCGTTCGAGGCGCTCGACGTCGCGGGGCGCAGGGGCGGTGAGGGTCATCGTCGCCTCACCGCAGCGCTGTCAGGTAGTCGACCAGCCGCTGGTGCTCCTCCTCGGTGAAGGTCACGATCGGAGGCATCTCGGCGCCTGGCTTGAACACCTGAGGGTTGGCGATCCAGGCGGCGACGTTGCTCGGCTCGTTGGGCAGCGTCACCGCCCCGATGGTGCGGCGCGAGGCGAAGTGGGTCAGGTCGGGGCCGAGCACACCGTTGGCGGAGGTCCCGCGGATGGTGTGGCACGCGGCGCACGCGTTGCGCTCGAACGCGGCCTCCGCCGCACCATCGCTGACGACCGCCGAGGCCGCCTGCTCCTCGACCCAGCGCTCGAAGTCGGCGGGCTCCTGAGCGATGACGAGGACGCGCATGTTGGCGTGCTGGAGGCCGCAGTACTCGGCGCAGCGGCCGCGGTACTCCCCCGCCTCCGAGGCGTGGAGCACCAGCGTGGTCTCGCGGCCCGGGACGAGGTCGGCTTTGCCGCCCAGCTGTGGGACCCAGAAGCTGTGGATCACGTCGGGACCCCGGAGCGTGAACTCGACATCGACCCCGACCGGGATGTGGATCTCGTTGGCGGTGACCGCGTCGTGATCGGGGTAGCGGACCTCCCACCAGTAGCGGTAGCCGTCCACCTCGACGCGGAGCTGACCCTCGGTGCGCTGAGCCGCCAGGAACGCGAACGTCACCCCCATCAGTCCCAGCAGGATGAGCGTGGGCACGACGAGTCCGCCCACGACGACGAAGCGCTCGCCGCGGAAGGGAGACGGGGCGTCGCGGTGGCGCTGCACGAGCGCCGCGACGAGCAGTCCCAGCACGACGACGATGACGCCGACCGCGATCCAGAACGCGATGGTGAACAACCCGAGCTGGTCGCGGGCGACCGGCCCCCGGGGATCGAGCGCCCCGCTGCTGCAGCCCACCCCAGCCGCCGCCATCGTGACGACCGCGAGCGCGCAACGCCACCCCGCCACCGACGTCCAGCGACCTCGTCCGCCCATCCCGCGCCACCGCATGACCTGCGACGCTAGGCGCGGGGCCCACACGTGCTACGCGTCGCGGCGCCGACGAACGGACAGGGCTACCGTCGCCAGCCCGTCACCGCCTACGGTGCGACGAACGACGGGGCGCGCCGGCAGTGAGAAGCCGGGGCGCCGCCATCATGCGCAGGGTTGCCACGAGAGGGGAGGCACGTGAACGGTCCCCAACCGCCTGGATCCGCCGGACGATCCACCGCCGATCTGCTGCGGGACATCAGCCAGGACACCCGCGAGCTGGTGCGCGCGGAGGTCGAGCTGGCGAAGCTCGAGCTGCGCAACGCCGTCAAGGCGCGCATCATCGGCGTGGTCGCGCTGGCATCGGCCGCGCTCATGGCGCTCTACATCCTCTTCTGGCTGACGTTCGCGCTGTTCGCGGGGCTGGCGAACGCGATGTCGGACTGGCTCGCGGCGCTCGTGACCGCCCTGATCTTGATCCTGATCACCGCCCCGGCGGTCGTGATCGGGGTGGCGAAGATGCGACGGCCGTCGTTCCGGCCGGATGCGACCATCGAGACGATCGAGGAGAACGTCGCGTGGGCGAAACGACGGTTGCAGAGCTGACCCACCGGATCGAGGAGGCGCGGCGGCGCCTCGCTCGTGATCTGGACGAGGTCGTCACGCGGCAGGACGACATCCGTGCCGACGTGGTGCGCCGCGCCATCGCCCCGCTCGTGGCCGTGATCGGCATCGTCGTCGCGGTGGCGATCGGTCGACGCGTGGTGCGCCGACGCCGCGAGGATCGCCGCCTCCGCCGCGTCGTCACCGAGGCCCTCCACGACGCGGGGCTCGGTAACGGCTGAGGGCGTCAGTTGTTGCCAGGCGCGGCGCTGATGTCGGCGAGCGCCGAGTCCTCGTCGCGCATCACGGCCAGGTCACCGATCGCCAGGATGCCGACGGGGTGACCGTCCTCCATCACCGGCACGCGACGGATCTTGTCCTCGCGCATCTGGCGGACGACCTCATCGAGGTCGTCGTCCGGACCGACGGTATCGAGGTCGGTGCTCGCGACGTCGCCGAGGGTGCCGCTCTCCGGGGCGATGCCCTCCGCGATGGCGCGGACCACGATGTCACGGTCGGTCACGATGCCGAACGAACCGTCCATCTTCACGAGCACGTTGCCGATGTCCTCGTCGCGCATCCTCTTCGCGGCGTCGGCCAACGTGTCAGTGCTCTCACAGATCACGGGGTCGGTAGTCATGCGTTCTCTGACTGCGGTCACAGCAGGTCCTCTCCTCGGGTCCCAACAGCGAACATGCGTCGCGTGACGTGCCGGCGCGTGGGCGCGTTCCCCTCGGCTGGACACGGCCTTCCCGCCGCGCTGTCGTCCGTACGGGTGACGGTGGGCTCGAACCGTGGTCAGGCGTTCGCCCCGCGTGATCGAGTCGCGGGTCACTCCTCTTCGTCGCCGTCCGGCTCGTCCTCGTCGTCCCCTCCATCGAGGACGTCGTCGGGGTCGACATCCGCGCCGACGTCCGCGGCCGGCCCTGCGGTGGCCACGAACGACGGCGATCCGGTCAGCCCCGCGTCGGACTGCGTCGCATCGTCGGAGGTCTCACGCGGGCCGGGCTCGTCGGCATCATCGTGCGAGACGTCTTCAGGTCGGTCGTGCTCACCCATGGCTGCTCCGCTCTCGTGGGTCCTCGCCAACCGTGCCGCCCGCGGCGGGCGGGACGGTGCACCGGCATCGTCCGAACGGCCGGGCCCCTCCGAGGTGGGGCGGTCACCCTGGAACGCAGGTAGGGAGGGCCGGTCGGTCGGGAGGTGGCTCGGATGCCAGCAGCGGACGTCGATACCGCGGCTCCGCTCGTGCCCGAAGGCGCCGACCTCGACGAGCTCCGCGACGCCGCCGCGAGCTGCACCGCCTGCGACCTGCACCTGACCGGGACCCAGACGGTGTTCGGCGAAGGGCCACCCGACGCCGACCTCATCGTCGTCGGCGAGCAGCCTGGCGACGAGGAGGACCGCGAGGGCGAGCCCTTCGTGGGACCGGCGGGGCGCGAGCTCGATCGCGGGCTCGAGGCGGTCGGGATCGACCGGGACCGCGTCTACGTGACCAACACGGTCAAGCACTTCAAGTGGTCCGAGCAGCGGGGCAAGCGCCGCATCCACCAGAAGCCGAACACGATCGAGATCCGATCGTGCCTGCCGTGGCTGCGGGCCGAGATCGCGGTGACGCGACCGTCCGCGGTCGTCGCGTTGGGGAGCACGGCGGCGAAGGCGCTGCTCGGCTCCGACTTCCGCGTGACGCGCCAGCGGGGCGAGCTCCACCCCGGACCCGACGGCACGATCATCACCGCGACGGTGCACCCCGCCTCGATCCTGCGCAGCCGGACCGACGAGGAGCGCTACGCGGCCCGAGCAGCGTTCCACGACGACCTGCGCCGGATCGCGGCGCTGCTGGAGAAGGGGGTCACCGCCGCGCTCACGCACGCGACCGTGGACGAGCTCTACGCCCGGGCGCAGGAGCTCGACGTCTCCGGACGCTCCAGCATGGACAAGGCGGCTCTGGTAGAGGCGGTCGCCGCAGCGTTGTCACGGCCGTGAGAACT
The Actinomycetota bacterium genome window above contains:
- the coxB gene encoding cytochrome c oxidase subunit II, which encodes MGGRGRWTSVAGWRCALAVVTMAAAGVGCSSGALDPRGPVARDQLGLFTIAFWIAVGVIVVVLGLLVAALVQRHRDAPSPFRGERFVVVGGLVVPTLILLGLMGVTFAFLAAQRTEGQLRVEVDGYRYWWEVRYPDHDAVTANEIHIPVGVDVEFTLRGPDVIHSFWVPQLGGKADLVPGRETTLVLHASEAGEYRGRCAEYCGLQHANMRVLVIAQEPADFERWVEEQAASAVVSDGAAEAAFERNACAACHTIRGTSANGVLGPDLTHFASRRTIGAVTLPNEPSNVAAWIANPQVFKPGAEMPPIVTFTEEEHQRLVDYLTALR
- a CDS encoding cytochrome c oxidase assembly protein gives rise to the protein MSIVLAIVGSAALYARGVARLWRGEPGRRALPRWRVGAFAAAMAVAGGALLGPVEALSADLFSAHMGQHLVLTIVIAPLLVLARTGLALSFAFPPRARGRLQRLRPRIPGGDVGWAVVAVLAHALTFGVWHIPVLYAAAASDPTLHALEHATMLLGAVVLWWVVADARGRHATAASVGAVFISMLLSGALAGLLTFSDRGLLPATGAGPAAWGLSPLEDQHIAGGLMWFPGGLAYVIAGAIAFLRWLRRDAATTRPPPGRAVASPGHGLAPRSGPRAPAGP
- a CDS encoding hemerythrin domain-containing protein — protein: MVTTKNAISPGHAREDASYLAACALGMAFSAPTDISTCVARLMTVTNDVTAIDLAHAEVARLDLGDVALRRRAQELLTEVRSRLLALTGLPDPHRGAGSRPTPGGRGRGEVTTSVAGIHVARDQQEPTVAQDIVQLIQGDHDEVRALLQQLETAVPTARKELFERLVYELARHEAAEEAIVHPTLRDEVSNGEPIAESLLDEESKAEQLLADMESMDPESEEFLTAFAELRDDVLQHAQHEENEEHPLLRQELSAERLAQMGEGFEKVKQNAPTHPHPNTPTTPEVRAAAGPVVGVFDRMRDKVKELIGS
- a CDS encoding ATP-dependent DNA ligase; translation: MRDFASTPEPAGAPVGEPPTPDEPRFVIQQHDATRLHWDLRLEHDGVLLSWALPRGVPWSPDENRLAVHTEDHPLEYLNFHGEIPEGQYGAGEMTIWDRGTYVPEKVEDDSVTVTLKGHRVEGTFALFSIGDRDWMIHRKVPPQDPERRPVPTDLRPMRPTPGELPDDGWGYEIRWVGARTLLTNDAGHVTIVDADGEELSDRFPEVRRIGRSLAAIECVLDAVIVGVGRDRQPVADPANVERRLDASSASQWRRLSEDRPVAAILVDLLWLEGHPALALSYEARRELLLELELQGPAWQAPRHHTGDGGALLEVARAQGLAGLVAKRLDSRYEPGATSPDWIEVSANRT
- a CDS encoding CBS domain-containing protein, encoding MTTDPVICESTDTLADAAKRMRDEDIGNVLVKMDGSFGIVTDRDIVVRAIAEGIAPESGTLGDVASTDLDTVGPDDDLDEVVRQMREDKIRRVPVMEDGHPVGILAIGDLAVMRDEDSALADISAAPGNN
- a CDS encoding UdgX family uracil-DNA binding protein (This protein belongs to the uracil DNA glycosylase superfamily, members of which act in excision repair of DNA. However, it belongs more specifically to UdgX branch, whose founding member was found to bind uracil in DNA (where it does not belong), without cleaving it, appears to promote DNA repair by a pathway involving RecA, rather than base excision.), with the translated sequence MPAADVDTAAPLVPEGADLDELRDAAASCTACDLHLTGTQTVFGEGPPDADLIVVGEQPGDEEDREGEPFVGPAGRELDRGLEAVGIDRDRVYVTNTVKHFKWSEQRGKRRIHQKPNTIEIRSCLPWLRAEIAVTRPSAVVALGSTAAKALLGSDFRVTRQRGELHPGPDGTIITATVHPASILRSRTDEERYAARAAFHDDLRRIAALLEKGVTAALTHATVDELYARAQELDVSGRSSMDKAALVEAVAAALSRP
- a CDS encoding cytochrome c oxidase subunit 3, with the protein product MSSVGTTSSGPTIAIRPGRSTSSWGLIGLVVTESVLFALLLFVYFYYRAHEGAWPPEELPLPELPKTIVRTAVLLGSTVPMILAERAMERRGSAAWTAVWSIVALAMAGYFLGTHVHEQPKLVDELRPDEHTYGAVLITILNFHGVHLLVGIVMLAFVLVHVWRGRVTRERHTMLSLTGVYWHFVDAIWVVVFSSLYLVPNVLGRT
- the ctaD gene encoding cytochrome c oxidase subunit I, whose amino-acid sequence is MTLTAPAPRDVERLERIWSDEPGIVGFLKTVDHKRIGRRYLATSVVFLLLGGVQALMMRTQLASPDNDLLSPELYNQLMTMHGTTMIFLFNTPIWAGFGNYFLPLQIGTRDMAFPRLNALSYWIFLLSGIFIYSSFFVGEIPDGGWFAYVPLTGDEFSPSVAIDFWAIGLAFLGVSTTVGAINFLVTTFKMRAPGMSVSRIPIFVWGIVVMSFMILFALPSVTLAQLMLAIDRIFEFTIFVPAAGGDPLLFQHLFWIWGHPEVYIVFVPATAVVSMVITVHARARLVGHLLVVTALVAIGFISFGVWAHHMFATGLGYLALSFFAAASFIVSIPSGVQFFAWIGTLWEGRPRFEAPMLWALGMMFIFLLGGITGVMVAMVPFDFQAQDSYFVVAHFHYTLVGGSVFPIFAALYHWWPKLTGRLPAPRAGKTAFWLAFIGFNLTFFPQHILGLWGMPRRIYTYESGVGWDGLNLLSSIGAYVLATGFLLAVVTLVWSRYRGRPAGPDPWGGDSLEWATPSPTPEYDFEQMPVVDSLYPLWDAAEGGVRGGPVLLPPEGEEEHYTLSTGGVDAVDEAVMPMPSPTYSPLVVAVGMLIGAYGALVRSPWLGLFGVGVIALALATWFWPDWDDEPVELAHADAQEVGR
- a CDS encoding phage holin family protein — translated: MNGPQPPGSAGRSTADLLRDISQDTRELVRAEVELAKLELRNAVKARIIGVVALASAALMALYILFWLTFALFAGLANAMSDWLAALVTALILILITAPAVVIGVAKMRRPSFRPDATIETIEENVAWAKRRLQS